From the Onychostoma macrolepis isolate SWU-2019 chromosome 13, ASM1243209v1, whole genome shotgun sequence genome, the window GGTCTTTGTGACTGTTCATTTTGAACAACCAGACACTTGTTGTTGTACATTGATAATCGTATGTGTAATATGTTGTATTTGGCTCTGATTAAGAAAGTGCTTGTTTTAATGTTATCGTTGTGATGATGGTTTCCTTTCATGATGGATCTGCTCCTCCTGTGGGATCTTCATTCACCTCAGCACAGTAAGTTCTCAGCATTACGTTCATCTCTACTGAAGTGAGATATAATCATGGCTCATAGGTGTCGTATGTCATGTTATTCCAGCATTTCTGGGGCCCGGTGGCAAACTGGGGCCTGCCCATCGCCGCTATCAGCGACATGAAGAAGAGTCCAGAAATCATCAGCGGCAGAATGACCTTCGGTACGTAACAGAGCAACAGCTTGCGCAACAGCCTGCGCAACAGCCTGATACTGTGAGGTCAAAGGTGAACGGAGGTGTTTTCACTCTTGTTTTCCCAGCTCTCACCTGCTACTCGCTGCTGTTCATGCGCTTCGCCTATAAGGTTCAGCCCAGAAACTGGCTTCTGTTCGCCTGCCACTTCACCAATGAAGGGGCTCAGCTCATTCAGGGCAGCAGACTCATCAAATTCAAGTAAGACCTTTCACACTTCATTCTGATTTCTAATATTATCTCATGTTTATTGTAAATATGAAACTGGCTTATTTCTGGATGTGTTCAGGTTGTGTACTATTATAAGGTAACAGATTGTCTGTTTCTCATTGTGTTCCTCAGCATGGAGAAGAAGATGGCCAAATGATAATGGTTTATGTGCACAGCGGTCACGGTCATGCTTTTTAGGAGATCCACCAATCTGTACTGCAACATCTGATCTgttttaacaataaatattcattcGTAAACTTGGATGATTTGTTTTATGCTATTTCCTCTCTGTTACACATATAACATTTTAAGCCTTATGACACAGCTTTGAAGCTTGCGGTTTGTATGTAATGtagaaatatttgattaatttatttccaTGCATAATGCGATCAGTGTATATGTTAAAAATTAAtatggagaaaataaaacatgtaataatgcttttgctttttttttttttttactatctatctatctttttgtctgtctgtctatcgatCTGtctacaacctgaattccagaaatgttgggacgtttttatatttgaataaaatgaaaactaaaagaatttcaaatcacatgagccaatattttattcacaatagaacatacagtagataacataacataaatgttaaaacagatacattttacaattttatgcacaaagtgagcaaatttgatgcctgctacaggtctcaaaatagttgggacgggggcatgtttaacATGGTGTaacatctcctcttcttttcgaaagagtttgaagacgtctgggcatcgaggttatgagtttctggagttgtGGTGTTGgaattcttgcctgatataggtttccagctgctgaagagtttgtggttgtctttgatgtattttttgtttaatgatgcacgAAATGTTCTCTaaaggtgaaagatctggactgcaggcagaacagttcagcacccggactcttctactaaaAAGCCAtactgttgtaatagctgcagtatgtggttttgcattgtcctgctgaaatacacaaggccttccctgaaatacacgtcatctggaggggagcatatgttgctctaaaacctttatatacctttcagcattcatagtgtcttccaaaacatgcaagctgcccataccgtatgcacttatgcactgccataccatcagagacgctgcttttgaactgaacgctgataacatgctggaaggtcttCCTCCTCTTTAGGACACGGCgaccgtgatttccaacaagaatgtcaaatttggactcgtctgaccatagaacacttttccactttgaagcagtccattttaaatgagccttggcccacaggacacgacggcgcttctggatcatgttcacatatggcttcctttttgaatgatagagctttagttggtatctgcagatggcacggcggattgtgtttaccgacagtggtttctggaagtattcctgggcccatgtgatttgaaagtcttatagttttcattttcttcaagttttaaaaaaacgtcccaacatttccggaatttgggttgtatctatctatctatctttttgtctatctatctttctgtctatctattcttcacacaaagctatcaaaGGCCTTCAGAAGACATTACATAACAGTTATGTTGTTGTCATGATGGAGATCATTCAATTAATGTGCAAAATGGTCAGGATATTCGCGTTCTATTGAGTAAAGGCATAGagctttttgaaaaatgtgagggagaataaatgatgacaggattcaTCCAGCTATGCATGAAATACCACAAAAACCAACTTGCCCAGACCACTTTGTTACAgaacatttaatatttgacaaaCATACAATAACACTGAAATAGCTAACTTGCAAGTGatcaaattataatacattgcTTAAAGAATACATAGAAAAATGTGACTTATTCAGTGCAAACATCTACAGTAAACAAATCCTAGCTCCAGTTTCAGGCATGTGGTGTTAATCTGGCTTAATTTTCTTCTGCATGCATGAGAAATCATTCACTTCAACTTTAACTTCACTAACTAGGAGCGAAAGAATCAGCGTTTCATAAGTCGTCAGCAGTGACTGTAAGATTAACGGGATTCCCCAGGACCAAtgcctcatcttcatcctcctGCGATGAACAAGAACatagtaaaaaataatgtacTAATCCAAgtttaaatcaatgtaaaaATGGACTCAACTCCTTAGAAGGAAAACACTTCATATGCAGCCTGAACCATGGCTAAATGGCAGCACAAAAAGAGCACAGTTACTCGCCTCATCTTTTTCTTTGTAGTCTTTCTCTGTGCTTCTGTACGATACCACATGGATGAGGGTGTATACTCTGTAATAGGAAACAACAGGGCTTTACATCTCAAATAATCAAGTTCcatatatgtctgtgtgtgtatactgcCATGTAAAAGTTTGggctcagtaagatttttaatgtttttaaaagaagtctcttatgctcatcaaggctgtatcta encodes:
- the mpc1 gene encoding mitochondrial pyruvate carrier 1, producing the protein MAGTLARKAVDHLRSKEFRDYLMRSHFWGPVANWGLPIAAISDMKKSPEIISGRMTFALTCYSLLFMRFAYKVQPRNWLLFACHFTNEGAQLIQGSRLIKFNMEKKMAK